The sequence below is a genomic window from Longimicrobiales bacterium.
CAGCCGCGCTGTTCGCACTGCCCGTACTTCTGGGCGGCACCGCGATCGCGTGGCTGATCTCGAAGTCATACATCACGCCGGGAGCGTTGATGGGCTATACCCGCGAGTCGCTCGTTGAGGGACTCCAGGGTGTCGGCTCGACGGCGATCGCGGCTCTCATGCAGACAGACATCGCTGCCTGGGTCGTGGCAAACGTCGGCGCGGTCATCAGTATGGCCGGCGTCACCGGTCTCGGCGCCATACTCGCCGGTGCCGGCACCATGACGGTCGTCTCGACCTGGGTCCTTTATCGCAACCTGTTCCGCTCGCCGTCGAGGGAATCAGATTATGCTCTCTACTCGTTCTAACCGGCTCG
It includes:
- a CDS encoding zf-HC2 domain-containing protein, which produces MSETYHPTADRLEAFVEGALGDGDRVVLESHLLSCQACQMQVEEWRGLFNALASLPQFEPSIGFANRVMAQVRVAPRAAWQEWADRATALVTQVAPKTNYGWSLAAALFALPVLLGGTAIAWLISKSYITPGALMGYTRESLVEGLQGVGSTAIAALMQTDIAAWVVANVGAVISMAGVTGLGAILAGAGTMTVVSTWVLYRNLFRSPSRESDYALYSF